In the Magnetospira sp. QH-2 genome, one interval contains:
- a CDS encoding CaiB/BaiF CoA-transferase family protein has translation MTQVSSKRSGNGPFSGLRVIDFTHVLAGPACAYFLSSLGADVIKVETVGRGDSTRFRGGTDGERSSAGLSTAFLTQGGGKRSIAIDIADPQGYEVMKKLLQSADVFVENHRPSLLKLLRLEYETVAAINPKIIHCAMTGYGRNGPKADAPAYDVNIQAACGLMTMTGEPGSGPTRTGAPIMDYGTALSAGFAIASALFQRTQTQEGTFIDVSMLETAMTLMSSTVTDFLATGNAPVKRGNAANSRSPAAGSFPTGDGMLSLGINEEHQFQALADVLVRSEWKTDPRFADRPARAKNAEVLESLLTAALAERSAKEWESALLAAGVPAAYVRRLPEALEDPQITSRHFLHNPGGDEAVSVTVPSLPFRIGEAEVHAPDLNPPRRGEHSVEILHELAIDENHIQNLLSQNIIEQSSAPLGQ, from the coding sequence ATGACACAGGTCTCTTCAAAACGATCCGGGAACGGCCCCTTTTCGGGATTGCGCGTGATCGACTTCACACATGTCTTGGCAGGTCCGGCCTGCGCCTATTTTCTCAGCTCATTGGGGGCCGATGTCATCAAGGTCGAAACCGTCGGGCGGGGTGACAGTACGCGATTTCGGGGTGGTACGGATGGCGAGCGATCAAGCGCGGGCCTGAGTACCGCCTTTCTCACCCAAGGCGGCGGCAAGCGGTCCATTGCCATCGATATCGCCGATCCGCAAGGATACGAGGTGATGAAGAAACTTCTGCAAAGTGCCGATGTTTTTGTTGAAAATCATCGCCCCAGCTTGCTGAAGCTTTTGAGATTGGAATATGAAACCGTTGCGGCGATCAATCCCAAAATCATCCATTGCGCCATGACGGGATATGGACGCAATGGTCCCAAGGCGGACGCACCGGCCTATGACGTCAATATCCAGGCAGCCTGCGGCTTGATGACCATGACCGGAGAACCAGGGTCAGGGCCGACACGTACGGGCGCGCCGATCATGGACTACGGTACGGCACTGTCCGCCGGGTTCGCTATCGCTTCGGCATTGTTCCAGCGTACCCAGACCCAAGAAGGAACATTCATTGACGTGTCCATGTTGGAAACCGCCATGACGTTGATGAGTTCAACCGTAACCGATTTCCTTGCCACTGGTAATGCTCCCGTTAAGCGCGGCAACGCGGCCAATAGCCGTAGCCCGGCCGCGGGCAGTTTTCCAACCGGCGACGGCATGCTCAGCCTTGGTATCAATGAGGAGCATCAATTTCAGGCCTTGGCTGATGTGCTTGTGCGATCAGAGTGGAAAACCGACCCAAGGTTCGCGGATCGTCCCGCACGAGCCAAAAACGCCGAGGTCTTGGAGAGCTTGCTGACAGCGGCGCTTGCCGAGCGTTCAGCCAAGGAGTGGGAAAGCGCTTTGTTGGCTGCCGGGGTGCCTGCGGCCTATGTACGCAGGCTGCCTGAAGCCTTGGAAGATCCGCAAATAACAAGCCGTCATTTTCTCCACAATCCCGGTGGGGACGAAGCCGTATCAGTAACCGTGCCCTCGCTGCCATTTCGCATCGGAGAAGCAGAGGTTCATGCCCCCGACCTCAACCCACCAAGGCGCGGTGAACATAGCGTGGAAATTCTGCATGAACTTGCCATAGACGAAAATCACATTCAAAATCTGCTGTCTCAGAATATTATTGAACAATCGTCTGCTCCACTGGGGCAATGA
- a CDS encoding U32 family peptidase, whose product MSGKLTLGPVYYNWEPERWRDFYFRIADEAPVNTVCLGEVVCSKRQPFLDPVLPEAIERLQAAGKEVLLSTLALIMSEREEKQVRALCTDSEIMVEANDLSAVSFLTGRPHTVGPLVNVYNEGTLSYLARNGATRVSLPGELSSASLRALAAAELAELEVQVFGRLPLAISARCYHARSRELHKDSCQYVCSDDPDGMDLDTMDGEPFLAVNGTQTLSYTYVNLVRELPELARMGINHYRLAAQDMDMVAVAQAYRRLLDGHMEAAEAIAELDDLSGGVPFSNGYYHGTDGVAAVGDLAVE is encoded by the coding sequence ATGAGCGGCAAACTGACCCTGGGCCCGGTTTACTATAACTGGGAACCGGAACGCTGGCGGGACTTCTATTTCCGCATCGCCGACGAGGCGCCGGTGAACACGGTCTGCCTTGGCGAGGTGGTCTGTTCCAAGCGCCAGCCGTTTCTTGACCCGGTCCTCCCGGAAGCCATCGAGCGCTTGCAGGCGGCGGGCAAGGAGGTGCTGCTCTCCACCCTCGCCCTGATCATGTCCGAACGCGAGGAAAAGCAAGTGCGCGCCTTGTGCACCGACTCCGAGATCATGGTCGAGGCCAACGACCTGTCGGCGGTCTCCTTTCTGACCGGGCGTCCGCATACGGTGGGGCCGCTGGTCAATGTTTACAACGAGGGCACCCTGTCCTACCTGGCCCGCAACGGCGCCACTCGGGTATCGCTCCCGGGAGAGCTTTCCTCGGCCTCCCTGCGTGCCCTGGCCGCCGCCGAGTTGGCGGAGTTGGAGGTGCAGGTCTTCGGGCGTCTGCCATTGGCCATTTCGGCGCGCTGTTATCATGCCCGCTCGCGCGAGCTGCACAAGGATTCCTGCCAGTACGTCTGTAGCGACGACCCGGACGGCATGGACCTGGATACCATGGACGGTGAGCCGTTCCTGGCCGTCAATGGCACCCAGACCCTGTCCTACACCTATGTCAATCTGGTCCGGGAACTCCCCGAACTGGCGCGCATGGGAATCAACCACTACCGATTGGCGGCCCAGGACATGGACATGGTGGCGGTGGCCCAGGCTTACCGCCGTCTGCTCGATGGCCATATGGAGGCCGCGGAAGCGATTGCCGAACTGGATGACCTCTCCGGCGGCGTGCCGTTCTCCAATGGCTATTACCATGGCACCGACGGCGTGGCGGCGGTGGGCGACCTGGCCGTCGAGTAA
- a CDS encoding SCP2 domain-containing protein gives MTEPAPPFSPVLIAGFVLRPLPPALLQPLLDLSMTLLRRRHPDLFERLSGIETPTVMIDPLDLPLRFILHADAAHPTLRAIADTDETPEDVTATIRGPLLSLIDLLEGRIDGDALFFTRELRFDGDTEAVVALRNAVDGAEVDLVEDVLSLLGPASRPARHALSLGQRLARRFARDLDLLRAAVVAPADRRAEAQAADLKRLEQKVATLDKASRRSRRAVP, from the coding sequence ATGACTGAGCCCGCGCCGCCGTTTTCGCCGGTATTGATCGCCGGGTTCGTCCTGCGACCCTTGCCGCCTGCCCTGTTGCAGCCTTTGCTGGATCTCTCCATGACCCTGCTGCGCCGACGCCATCCGGACCTGTTCGAACGCCTGTCGGGGATCGAGACGCCGACGGTGATGATTGATCCGCTGGATCTGCCGCTTCGCTTTATCTTGCATGCGGACGCGGCCCACCCGACCCTGCGCGCCATTGCCGATACCGATGAGACACCGGAGGATGTTACGGCGACAATTCGCGGCCCCTTGCTGTCCCTCATCGATCTGCTCGAAGGCCGCATCGACGGCGATGCCCTGTTCTTCACCCGCGAGCTGCGTTTCGATGGGGATACCGAAGCCGTGGTGGCCCTGCGCAACGCCGTGGACGGGGCGGAGGTCGATTTGGTGGAGGATGTGCTGTCGTTGCTCGGCCCGGCGTCGCGCCCGGCCCGCCATGCCCTGTCTCTGGGCCAAAGGCTGGCCCGCCGTTTTGCCCGGGATCTGGATCTGCTGCGCGCCGCCGTTGTCGCTCCCGCCGATCGCCGCGCCGAGGCCCAGGCCGCCGACCTGAAACGCCTGGAGCAGAAAGTCGCCACCCTGGACAAGGCCTCGCGCCGCTCCCGGAGAGCCGTCCCATGA
- a CDS encoding tripartite tricarboxylate transporter TctB family protein yields MPVMKNHEFLISLGIVVLSLMAIALANTIPPSNDDGVGARFIPLVLSVSMLILGGIGMAYAATINAPKEPEPAQNQASQVSLTGMLFRIGVLTALGFFYLFLMGALGYALSTFVVLVMCLVLFGNKRPIPVILMSLIGTAIYYVVFVKQLGIYDPPGWLIDVSSFL; encoded by the coding sequence ATGCCGGTCATGAAAAATCATGAATTTCTCATTTCTTTGGGGATCGTCGTCCTTTCGTTGATGGCTATTGCCTTAGCCAACACGATCCCGCCTTCAAATGACGATGGCGTTGGCGCCCGATTCATTCCCCTGGTCTTGTCTGTAAGTATGTTGATCCTGGGCGGTATCGGCATGGCCTATGCCGCAACGATCAATGCGCCAAAAGAGCCAGAACCGGCCCAAAATCAGGCTTCACAGGTATCCCTCACGGGCATGCTTTTTCGTATCGGCGTGCTGACCGCATTGGGCTTTTTCTATCTCTTTTTGATGGGGGCATTGGGCTACGCATTGTCGACTTTCGTCGTATTGGTGATGTGTTTGGTTCTGTTCGGCAACAAGCGTCCCATTCCCGTGATCCTCATGTCCCTGATTGGAACGGCTATCTATTACGTCGTCTTTGTCAAACAACTGGGCATCTACGATCCGCCGGGTTGGCTCATTGACGTTTCAAGTTTTTTGTAA
- a CDS encoding class I SAM-dependent methyltransferase, translating to MGHSSHYGKVYTALMIGKLAAADRIGSVVDCGCGSGTYKNLLGPLLPRARWIGVEVWEPNILRFGLEQLYDEIIPKDLRDICWETLPPADLAIFGDVLEHMPEEDAVALVTKARQRVPYILLSIPVVSYPQGAAHDNPYEVHVKEDWDHGQVSSRFSPITSYFIHDHIGVYFLATSEQAIRDIRALQPVVAAMLRDQFPQDIMAWGTHG from the coding sequence TTGGGACACAGCTCGCATTACGGCAAGGTTTACACTGCCTTGATGATCGGCAAACTCGCGGCGGCGGACCGGATCGGATCCGTCGTGGATTGCGGTTGCGGCAGCGGGACTTACAAGAACCTGTTAGGCCCCCTGTTACCCAGGGCCCGCTGGATTGGGGTCGAGGTCTGGGAACCCAACATCCTCCGATTCGGGCTGGAACAGCTCTACGACGAAATCATCCCTAAGGATCTGAGGGACATTTGTTGGGAAACACTGCCGCCGGCCGACTTGGCCATCTTCGGCGATGTGCTCGAACATATGCCGGAAGAGGATGCCGTTGCCCTGGTTACCAAGGCGAGGCAGAGGGTGCCCTATATTCTGCTATCGATCCCCGTGGTCTCGTATCCTCAAGGCGCCGCTCATGACAACCCCTATGAGGTTCATGTCAAGGAGGACTGGGACCATGGCCAGGTGTCGAGCCGTTTCTCCCCTATCACCTCCTACTTCATCCATGATCATATCGGGGTCTATTTTCTGGCGACCAGCGAGCAAGCCATTCGGGATATTCGTGCACTGCAGCCCGTGGTGGCGGCAATGCTGCGGGACCAGTTTCCGCAGGATATCATGGCCTGGGGAACCCATGGCTAG
- a CDS encoding LysR family transcriptional regulator, which produces MNLKSLRVFVYVIDEGTLARASERLNLSQPAASRLLSLLEHELGITLFFREKKRLVPTPEGTLFYAEAVRILASVDGIPAFFDQIKEDASVPLRIVCHSRIVNALVLPSIAKLSRRKPELRTKLEVYPRRNLARCIAQGLYDIGVGALPISTAELDLHRLCSCDVQIVLPKGHPLSKETALTTEQLSQLSYIAIDRSTLIRRIVDKALLQEGSSLEPHHEVSVGSAAYRLVLEGLGFTFADPVAVEEDLKQHLCFIPWDQTASIEFGLFLPKTIRRHHFVEGFIDCMHETVKEATASHA; this is translated from the coding sequence ATGAATCTGAAAAGCCTCCGTGTTTTTGTATATGTCATTGATGAAGGCACGCTCGCGCGGGCATCGGAGCGGCTAAACCTCAGCCAACCCGCGGCAAGTCGCTTGCTGTCGTTGCTCGAGCATGAACTTGGCATCACATTGTTTTTTAGAGAGAAAAAACGATTGGTGCCGACCCCGGAGGGGACCTTGTTCTATGCCGAGGCCGTGCGGATTTTGGCTTCCGTCGATGGTATTCCGGCCTTTTTCGACCAGATTAAAGAGGATGCGTCCGTGCCTCTGCGCATCGTTTGTCATTCGCGAATCGTCAACGCATTGGTCTTGCCGTCCATTGCCAAACTATCGCGCCGGAAACCCGAGTTGCGCACCAAGCTCGAAGTCTATCCCCGGCGCAATCTGGCCCGATGCATCGCTCAAGGTTTGTATGACATCGGAGTGGGGGCTCTTCCAATTTCAACGGCTGAACTGGACCTACACCGTTTATGTTCGTGCGATGTGCAGATTGTTTTGCCAAAGGGGCACCCACTATCAAAAGAAACCGCACTGACAACGGAACAATTGTCACAGCTTTCTTACATCGCGATCGATCGCAGCACCCTGATCCGCCGGATCGTGGACAAGGCGCTGCTTCAAGAAGGATCATCTTTGGAACCACACCATGAGGTTTCCGTCGGTTCTGCCGCTTACCGTTTGGTTCTTGAAGGACTTGGCTTTACGTTTGCCGATCCCGTTGCCGTCGAGGAAGATTTAAAACAGCACCTCTGCTTCATCCCCTGGGATCAGACAGCCTCCATCGAATTCGGTCTGTTCTTGCCGAAAACAATTCGTCGGCATCACTTTGTCGAGGGGTTTATCGATTGCATGCATGAAACCGTGAAAGAGGCGACAGCGTCTCATGCATGA
- a CDS encoding tripartite tricarboxylate transporter permease: MTDLFNGFVFLFDNPMALGFVVLAAFVGVVIGALPGLTAAAAIAMLMPITFHLDPLTALAFLYVIGKSGRFGGSISAILFNTPGTAASAGTMQDGYPMTLAGKSGKALKMASVASVVGDFTGEIILIFGAVLIASFTESFGPPEYFAIYMMAFLVIGSVVTESVIKGLVSTMFGALISLIGLDPITGEPRMTLGQLELENGFSLVPLLIGVFVISEIIFQLEKQTNGSEKTSPTIADTKEGSRLTWSEIRRCIPIMLRSSVVGSVIGMMPGLGSSVAAFVAYGEERRRSKFKEKWGTGIIEGIAAPESANNAVSGPSMIPLLTLGVPGSTIAAILIGIFLIHGIQPGPMIFQTSRDLIFGLFAAGLVGILLYGLIGFYAGPMVGKIIGKVPARLIYPFIFLTAFVASYSARQSAFDIGVALVFGVIGYLLRKTGFSAAAFIIAFVLAKGAEEAYRQALLLSDSGAGIFFERPVVVGFLILGVGVMAFRAYGTWRKASRSIATKDIG; encoded by the coding sequence ATGACCGACCTGTTTAACGGTTTCGTCTTCTTGTTCGACAACCCCATGGCTTTAGGATTTGTCGTGCTGGCGGCGTTCGTGGGTGTTGTGATTGGGGCGTTGCCGGGCCTGACGGCGGCGGCGGCCATTGCCATGTTGATGCCCATTACGTTTCACCTGGACCCCCTGACGGCGCTGGCGTTTTTGTATGTCATCGGGAAATCCGGGCGTTTCGGCGGGTCCATTTCCGCGATCTTGTTTAACACGCCAGGAACGGCCGCATCGGCTGGCACCATGCAAGACGGCTATCCCATGACCCTGGCCGGCAAATCCGGCAAGGCGTTGAAGATGGCGAGCGTTGCGTCCGTTGTGGGTGATTTCACCGGCGAGATCATATTGATTTTTGGCGCGGTTTTGATCGCCAGCTTTACCGAAAGCTTTGGTCCGCCCGAATACTTCGCGATTTATATGATGGCCTTCCTGGTGATCGGCAGTGTGGTGACGGAATCCGTTATCAAGGGTTTGGTGTCGACCATGTTCGGCGCGCTTATATCCTTAATCGGTCTTGATCCCATAACCGGTGAGCCCCGCATGACCTTGGGTCAGTTGGAACTGGAAAACGGTTTCTCGTTGGTGCCGCTATTGATTGGCGTATTCGTCATTTCCGAAATCATCTTTCAACTGGAAAAACAAACCAACGGCTCTGAAAAAACCAGTCCCACGATCGCCGATACAAAGGAAGGCAGCCGCCTGACCTGGTCGGAAATCAGACGGTGCATACCCATTATGTTACGGTCATCCGTGGTCGGGTCCGTTATCGGCATGATGCCGGGACTCGGCTCTTCCGTTGCCGCATTCGTGGCATATGGTGAAGAACGGCGGCGTTCTAAATTCAAAGAAAAATGGGGCACGGGGATTATTGAAGGAATCGCCGCGCCAGAGTCGGCCAACAATGCCGTTTCAGGCCCTTCCATGATTCCCCTGCTCACCTTGGGCGTGCCCGGCAGCACCATCGCCGCCATCCTCATCGGTATATTCTTGATCCATGGCATCCAGCCCGGCCCCATGATCTTTCAAACATCGCGCGACTTGATATTTGGATTGTTCGCCGCTGGGTTGGTTGGAATTTTACTGTATGGGCTCATCGGCTTTTACGCCGGACCCATGGTTGGCAAAATCATCGGCAAAGTTCCCGCACGCCTTATATATCCGTTCATTTTTCTGACGGCCTTTGTGGCTTCGTACTCGGCCCGACAAAGCGCTTTTGATATTGGCGTCGCCCTTGTGTTTGGCGTCATTGGATACCTGTTGCGTAAAACCGGTTTCAGCGCTGCGGCGTTCATCATCGCTTTCGTGCTCGCGAAAGGAGCCGAAGAGGCCTATCGCCAAGCTCTTTTGTTATCCGACAGCGGTGCAGGCATCTTTTTCGAGCGACCGGTCGTTGTCGGGTTCTTGATCCTTGGTGTCGGCGTGATGGCATTTCGCGCCTACGGCACATGGCGCAAGGCGTCCCGTTCGATTGCAACAAAAGACATCGGTTGA
- a CDS encoding tripartite tricarboxylate transporter substrate binding protein codes for MKQFIWRATKSAAAVAVAFGLSLGILASPSQAEFPTKPIKLMVGFSAGGGTDVYARALSSFVYESLGMPFVVVNKPGASGMVAAQAVKRAAPDGYTLYVISAASFSTRELIDGDKAPVKALEDFQPLGVIGQLVSGLIVPVDSPFNNAKELVDFAKSHPGKLRWSNPGKTSSHTIAGLGFLDSNGIKATSVPFKGGSKARNAVASKQVDFGFMGIQLLAGFESKLKSLGVASTERDGVYKNVPTFGEQSLANLDLAAPMVIWGHKDLPKDVATKLSQAIKAAATNKGYPKLIKKTGAVGYYKSPEEGVAIVKNLMANMKPIVDANFTK; via the coding sequence ATGAAACAGTTTATCTGGAGGGCCACGAAGTCCGCCGCAGCGGTTGCCGTGGCATTTGGTTTGTCACTTGGGATTCTCGCATCGCCTTCTCAGGCCGAATTCCCGACGAAACCTATTAAGCTGATGGTTGGTTTCTCAGCGGGCGGCGGAACGGATGTCTACGCCCGTGCTCTTTCGAGCTTTGTTTACGAGTCCTTGGGCATGCCGTTTGTTGTGGTCAACAAGCCTGGCGCAAGTGGCATGGTGGCGGCCCAAGCGGTTAAGCGGGCCGCACCGGATGGATATACCCTGTACGTGATCAGCGCGGCCAGTTTTTCGACCCGGGAACTCATCGATGGCGACAAAGCCCCGGTCAAGGCACTGGAAGACTTCCAGCCGTTGGGCGTGATCGGTCAGTTGGTTTCTGGATTGATTGTTCCTGTCGATAGCCCGTTTAACAATGCAAAGGAACTGGTGGACTTCGCAAAATCCCATCCGGGAAAGCTGCGTTGGTCCAACCCGGGCAAGACAAGTTCGCATACCATCGCAGGTCTTGGTTTCCTGGATTCAAACGGCATCAAAGCGACGTCGGTTCCCTTTAAAGGCGGCTCGAAGGCACGCAACGCGGTTGCGAGTAAGCAAGTCGACTTTGGCTTCATGGGTATACAGCTTTTGGCGGGATTTGAATCAAAGCTGAAGTCTTTGGGTGTTGCCTCCACGGAACGGGACGGCGTTTACAAAAATGTGCCGACGTTCGGCGAACAGTCATTGGCCAACCTTGATCTAGCCGCGCCCATGGTGATCTGGGGCCACAAGGACCTGCCCAAGGATGTGGCCACCAAGCTTTCCCAGGCCATCAAAGCGGCGGCGACGAACAAGGGCTATCCGAAACTGATCAAGAAGACGGGGGCCGTCGGATACTACAAGTCGCCCGAAGAGGGCGTGGCAATTGTCAAAAACCTGATGGCCAATATGAAACCGATTGTTGACGCCAATTTCACCAAGTAA
- a CDS encoding peptidase U32 family protein, whose product MSDRKLELVCPAGTPAALRAAVEAGADTVYLGFRDETNARNFPGLNFSRIELQDGLAHAHAHGAKVLVAINTFPEAGNHAPWHQAVDDAADLGADAVILADIGLADYAARNHPHLRRHLSVQASASNAEAISFYVREFGIKRVVLPRVLTIAEIAALNKRIDVETEVFVFGGLCVMAEGRCALSSYVTGQSPNMNGVCSPASHVQYVEEGDRMTSRLGDFTINRFETSENAGYPTLCKGRFTANDKTSYLFEDPTSLNVIRMLPELMQAGVTALKIEGRQRGRAYVTQVVKAFRQAVDLAAAGEPVPDMDLSGLTEGQTETAGSYRKTWR is encoded by the coding sequence ATGAGTGACCGGAAACTGGAACTGGTCTGTCCGGCGGGCACCCCGGCCGCTCTGCGCGCCGCCGTCGAAGCAGGCGCCGACACGGTCTACCTGGGCTTCCGCGACGAGACCAACGCCCGCAACTTTCCCGGCCTGAACTTCAGCCGCATCGAATTGCAAGACGGCCTTGCCCATGCCCATGCCCATGGCGCCAAGGTGCTGGTGGCCATCAATACCTTTCCCGAGGCGGGCAACCATGCGCCCTGGCACCAAGCTGTGGACGACGCCGCCGACCTGGGCGCCGACGCGGTGATCCTGGCCGATATCGGCTTGGCCGACTATGCCGCGCGCAATCACCCTCATCTGCGACGCCATTTGTCGGTGCAGGCCTCGGCTTCCAATGCCGAAGCCATCTCTTTCTATGTTCGGGAATTCGGGATCAAACGGGTGGTGCTGCCCCGGGTGCTGACCATCGCCGAGATCGCCGCGCTCAACAAGCGCATCGACGTGGAGACCGAGGTCTTCGTCTTTGGCGGCTTGTGCGTCATGGCCGAAGGACGGTGTGCTTTGTCTTCTTATGTCACCGGCCAGTCGCCCAACATGAACGGGGTCTGTTCCCCGGCCAGCCATGTGCAGTACGTGGAAGAGGGCGACCGCATGACCTCGCGCCTGGGCGATTTCACCATCAACCGTTTCGAGACCTCGGAGAACGCCGGGTACCCGACCCTGTGCAAGGGCCGTTTCACCGCCAACGACAAGACCTCTTATTTGTTCGAGGATCCGACCAGCCTGAATGTCATCCGCATGTTGCCGGAATTGATGCAGGCCGGTGTCACGGCCTTGAAGATCGAGGGCCGTCAGCGGGGCCGGGCCTATGTGACGCAGGTGGTTAAGGCTTTCCGCCAAGCCGTGGATCTGGCGGCCGCGGGTGAACCGGTGCCGGACATGGACCTGTCGGGGCTCACCGAGGGCCAGACCGAAACCGCCGGTTCCTACCGCAAAACCTGGAGATAG
- a CDS encoding NAD+ synthase: protein MPPTLTIALAQNNPTVGALDVNADLVRRDRATAADLNADLVVFGELNMTGYPPEDLVRKPAFQRRIEAEVSALARETADGGPALLVGAPWRSGGKLWNAALLLGDGRIMEIRAKHHLPNYGVFDEMRVFDAGPLPEPMNFRGRRLGVMICEDMWYQDVARHLALQGAEMLIVPNGSPFEVGKAGRRMDLATSRARETELPLIYVNLVGGQDELAFDGASFVSDRQGKILRRDKGWDESVIATHWTYDDNRWRCTPGEVIDKPGQMESIYRAMVVGLRDYVKKNGFPGVVLGLSGGIDSALSAAVAVDALGPEQVLTVMMPSPYTSTESLEDASEVARLLGTRLESISIGPAMEAFGTMLDPLFAETQADTTEENIQSRSRGLLLMALSNKFGHMLLTTGNKSEMSVGYATLYGDMCGGYSVLKDLYKTTVFSLCEWRNNHRPDGLLGPDGPVMPQRVIDKPPSAELKPDQTDQDSLPPYDVLDAILTGLVEDERSLEDLVADGHDPDLIKRVWRLLDLAEYKRRQAPPGVKISARAFGRDRRYPITNGFTKLVSKG from the coding sequence ATGCCGCCAACCCTGACCATCGCCCTGGCCCAGAACAACCCCACCGTTGGCGCCCTTGACGTCAACGCCGATCTGGTGCGTCGCGACCGGGCCACGGCCGCTGACCTGAACGCCGATCTGGTGGTGTTCGGCGAATTGAACATGACGGGCTATCCGCCCGAGGATCTGGTCCGCAAGCCCGCCTTTCAGCGACGCATCGAGGCCGAGGTGAGTGCCCTGGCCCGGGAAACCGCCGACGGTGGCCCGGCCCTGCTGGTCGGCGCGCCCTGGCGTAGCGGCGGTAAGCTATGGAACGCCGCCTTGTTGCTGGGCGACGGGCGGATTATGGAGATCCGCGCCAAGCACCACCTGCCCAACTACGGCGTGTTCGACGAAATGCGCGTTTTCGACGCCGGACCGTTGCCCGAGCCCATGAACTTCCGGGGTCGGCGCCTGGGCGTGATGATCTGCGAGGACATGTGGTATCAGGACGTGGCCCGCCATTTGGCCCTACAGGGTGCCGAGATGCTGATCGTGCCCAACGGCTCGCCTTTCGAAGTGGGCAAGGCCGGGCGGCGCATGGACCTGGCGACGAGCCGCGCCCGGGAAACGGAGCTGCCGCTGATCTATGTGAACCTGGTCGGCGGCCAGGATGAGTTGGCTTTCGACGGCGCTTCTTTCGTCAGCGACCGGCAAGGCAAGATCCTGCGCCGCGACAAGGGCTGGGACGAATCGGTCATTGCCACCCACTGGACCTATGACGACAACCGCTGGCGTTGCACGCCGGGGGAAGTGATCGACAAACCGGGACAGATGGAATCCATCTATCGGGCCATGGTGGTCGGCCTGCGCGACTATGTGAAAAAAAATGGCTTTCCCGGCGTGGTGCTGGGGCTGTCGGGTGGCATCGATTCCGCCTTGAGCGCCGCCGTGGCGGTGGATGCCCTGGGGCCTGAGCAGGTTTTGACGGTGATGATGCCTTCGCCTTATACCAGCACCGAAAGCCTGGAAGACGCCTCCGAGGTCGCCCGACTTTTGGGGACACGATTGGAATCCATATCCATTGGCCCGGCCATGGAGGCTTTCGGCACCATGCTGGATCCGCTGTTCGCCGAAACCCAGGCCGACACCACGGAGGAGAATATCCAGTCGCGCTCGCGCGGCCTGTTGCTCATGGCCCTGTCCAACAAGTTCGGCCATATGCTGCTGACCACCGGCAACAAGTCGGAAATGTCGGTGGGCTATGCCACCCTCTATGGCGATATGTGCGGCGGCTATTCGGTGCTCAAGGATCTCTACAAGACCACCGTTTTTTCCCTGTGCGAATGGCGCAATAACCATCGCCCCGATGGCCTATTGGGCCCCGACGGTCCGGTGATGCCCCAACGGGTAATCGACAAACCGCCGTCGGCCGAGCTCAAACCCGATCAGACCGACCAGGACAGCCTGCCGCCCTATGACGTGCTCGACGCCATCCTCACCGGACTGGTGGAGGACGAACGCTCGCTGGAAGATCTGGTCGCCGACGGCCATGACCCGGACCTGATCAAACGCGTCTGGCGATTGCTCGATCTGGCTGAGTATAAACGGCGACAGGCGCCGCCGGGAGTGAAGATCTCGGCCCGCGCCTTTGGCCGCGACCGCCGCTATCCCATTACCAATGGATTTACCAAGCTGGTTTCGAAAGGCTGA